The following proteins are co-located in the Bradyrhizobium sp. AZCC 2176 genome:
- the rpoB gene encoding DNA-directed RNA polymerase subunit beta, translating into MAQQTFTGRKRVRKFFGHIKEVAEMPNLIEVQKASYDQFLMVDEPPGGRLDEGLQAVFRSVFPISDFSGTSMLEFVRYEFEPPKYDVDECRQRGMTYAAPLKVTLRLIVFDIDEETGAKSVKDIKEQDVYMGDIPLMTMNGTFVVNGTERVIVSQMHRSPGVFFDHDKGKTHSSGKLLFAARVIPYRGSWLDIEFDAKDIVFARIDRRRKIPVTSLMYALGLDGETILSTFYKKINFKRAKEGWRVPFDAARFRGYSTINDLIDADTGKVVLEAGKKLTVRAARQLQEKGLKALRLSDEELVGNYLAEDLVNPKTGEIYAEAGEELTEKSLKALNEHGYKELPLLDIDHVNVGAYIRNTLHADKNMTREDALFDIYRVMRPGEPPTIDSAQSMFQSLFFDAERYDLSAVGRVKMNMRLELDAPDTHRTLRKEDILAVIKTLVDLRDGKGEIDDIDHLGNRRVRSVGELMENQYRIGLLRMERAIKERMSSVDIDTVMPQDLINAKPAAAAVREFFGSSQLSQFMDQTNPLSEITHKRRLSALGPGGLTRERAGFEVRDVHPTHYGRICPIETPEGPNIGLINSLATFARVNKYGFVETPYRKVKDGRVTDEVVYLSAMEEGRYRVAQANVPLDAKGRFTEDLIVCRHAGEVLPITPDKVDYMDVSPKQLVSVAAALIPFLENDDANRALMGSNMQRQAVPLVRAEAPFVGTGMEGVVARDSGAAIAARRSGVIDQIDATRVVIRATEDLDPTKSGVDIYRLMKYQRSNQSTCINQRPLVKVGDIVRKGDIIADGPSTDLGELALGRNVLVAFMPWNGYNFEDSILLSERIVKDDVFTSIHIEEFEVMARDTKLGPEEITRDIPNVSEEALKNLDEAGIVYIGAEVRAGDILVGKITPKGESPMTPEEKLLRAIFGEKASDVRDTSLRVPPGVQGTIVEVRVFNRHGVDKDERALAIEREEIERLAKDRDDEQAILDRNVYGRLAELLENRQGIAGPKGFKKDTKITRAVLEEYPKSQWWMFASPNDKLMSEIEAMRKQYDESKKGLEQRFLDKVEKLQRGDELPPGVMKMVKVFVAVKRKIQPGDKMAGRHGNKGVVSKIVPIEDMPFLEDGTHADIVLNPLGVPSRMNVGQILETHLGWACAGLGKRIGQTIDSYYQKQDLKPLRETLKKIYGDDETIKTLNDNELMELGRNLSHGVPIATPVFDGAKEADIEEMLKLAGFDASGQSTVYDGRTGDAFDRKVTVGYIYMLKLHHLVDDKIHARSIGPYSLVTQQPLGGKAQFGGQRFGEMEVWALEAYGAAYTLQEMLTVKSDDVAGRTKVYEAIVRGDDTFEAGIPESFNVLVKEMRSLGLNVDLHNSKMGPAPTSEAAE; encoded by the coding sequence ATGGCGCAGCAGACATTCACCGGTCGCAAACGCGTTCGCAAGTTCTTCGGACACATCAAGGAAGTCGCCGAGATGCCGAACCTCATCGAGGTTCAGAAGGCGTCTTACGACCAGTTCCTGATGGTCGACGAACCCCCGGGCGGTCGGTTGGACGAAGGCCTGCAGGCGGTGTTCCGCTCGGTGTTCCCGATCTCGGATTTTTCGGGCACGTCGATGCTGGAATTCGTCCGCTACGAGTTCGAGCCGCCGAAATACGACGTCGACGAGTGCCGCCAGCGCGGCATGACCTATGCTGCGCCGCTCAAGGTGACGCTGCGCCTGATCGTGTTCGATATCGACGAGGAAACCGGCGCCAAGTCGGTCAAGGACATCAAGGAGCAGGACGTCTACATGGGCGATATCCCGCTCATGACCATGAACGGCACCTTCGTCGTCAACGGCACCGAGCGCGTCATCGTCTCGCAGATGCACCGTTCGCCCGGCGTGTTCTTCGACCACGACAAGGGCAAGACCCATTCGTCCGGCAAGCTGTTGTTTGCCGCGCGCGTGATTCCGTATCGCGGTTCCTGGCTCGACATCGAGTTCGACGCCAAGGACATCGTGTTCGCGCGCATCGACCGTCGCCGCAAGATCCCCGTGACCTCGCTGATGTACGCGCTCGGTCTCGACGGCGAGACGATCCTGTCCACGTTCTACAAGAAGATCAATTTCAAGCGCGCCAAGGAAGGCTGGCGCGTGCCGTTCGACGCCGCCCGTTTCCGCGGCTACTCGACCATCAACGATCTGATCGACGCCGATACCGGCAAGGTCGTGCTCGAGGCCGGCAAGAAGCTGACCGTGCGCGCGGCGCGCCAGTTGCAGGAAAAGGGCCTCAAGGCGCTGCGGCTGTCGGATGAAGAGCTGGTCGGCAATTATCTCGCCGAGGATCTCGTCAATCCGAAGACCGGTGAAATCTACGCCGAAGCCGGCGAGGAGCTCACTGAGAAGTCGCTCAAGGCGCTCAACGAGCATGGCTACAAGGAACTGCCGCTGCTCGACATCGACCACGTCAATGTCGGCGCCTACATCCGCAACACGCTGCATGCCGACAAGAACATGACGCGTGAAGACGCGCTGTTCGACATCTATCGCGTGATGCGTCCGGGCGAGCCGCCGACCATCGATTCGGCCCAGAGCATGTTCCAGTCGCTGTTCTTCGACGCCGAGCGTTACGACCTGTCCGCGGTCGGCCGCGTCAAGATGAACATGCGCCTTGAACTCGATGCCCCCGACACCCATCGCACGCTGCGCAAGGAAGACATCCTGGCCGTCATCAAGACGCTGGTCGATCTGCGCGACGGCAAGGGCGAGATCGACGACATCGACCATCTCGGCAACCGCCGTGTGCGCTCGGTCGGCGAACTGATGGAGAACCAGTACCGCATCGGCCTGCTGCGCATGGAGCGCGCGATCAAGGAGCGCATGTCCAGTGTCGATATCGACACCGTGATGCCGCAGGACCTGATCAACGCCAAGCCGGCGGCTGCCGCGGTGCGCGAGTTCTTCGGCTCCTCGCAGCTCTCGCAGTTCATGGACCAGACCAACCCGCTGTCGGAGATCACCCACAAGCGCCGTCTCTCGGCGCTTGGACCGGGCGGTCTGACCCGCGAGCGCGCCGGCTTCGAGGTGCGCGACGTGCATCCGACGCATTACGGCCGCATCTGCCCGATCGAAACGCCGGAAGGTCCGAACATCGGCCTGATCAACTCGCTGGCGACGTTCGCGCGCGTCAACAAGTACGGCTTCGTCGAAACGCCCTATCGCAAGGTGAAGGACGGCCGCGTCACCGACGAGGTCGTGTATCTCTCGGCGATGGAGGAGGGCCGGTATCGCGTGGCGCAGGCCAACGTGCCGCTCGACGCCAAGGGCCGCTTCACCGAAGACCTGATCGTCTGCCGTCACGCCGGCGAAGTGCTGCCGATCACGCCCGACAAGGTCGACTATATGGACGTGTCGCCGAAGCAGCTCGTCTCGGTGGCTGCGGCGCTGATCCCGTTCCTCGAGAACGACGACGCCAACCGCGCGCTGATGGGCTCGAACATGCAGCGCCAGGCGGTGCCGCTGGTTCGCGCCGAGGCGCCGTTCGTCGGCACCGGCATGGAAGGCGTGGTCGCCCGTGACTCCGGTGCTGCGATTGCTGCCCGCCGCTCGGGCGTGATCGACCAGATCGACGCCACCCGCGTCGTGATCCGCGCCACCGAAGATCTCGATCCCACCAAGTCGGGCGTCGATATCTACCGGCTGATGAAGTACCAGCGCTCCAACCAGTCGACCTGCATCAACCAGCGTCCGCTGGTGAAGGTCGGCGACATCGTCAGGAAGGGCGACATCATCGCCGACGGTCCCTCGACCGATCTCGGCGAGCTCGCGCTCGGCCGCAACGTGCTGGTCGCGTTCATGCCGTGGAACGGCTACAACTTCGAAGACTCGATCCTGCTCTCCGAGCGGATCGTGAAGGACGACGTCTTCACCTCGATCCATATCGAGGAGTTCGAGGTGATGGCCCGCGACACCAAGCTCGGTCCTGAGGAAATCACCCGCGACATTCCGAACGTTTCGGAAGAAGCGCTGAAGAACCTCGACGAAGCCGGTATCGTCTATATCGGCGCCGAAGTCCGCGCCGGCGATATCCTGGTCGGCAAGATCACGCCGAAGGGCGAAAGCCCGATGACGCCGGAAGAAAAGCTTCTGCGCGCCATCTTCGGCGAGAAGGCTTCCGACGTCCGCGATACTTCGCTCCGCGTGCCGCCTGGCGTGCAGGGCACGATCGTGGAAGTGCGCGTGTTCAACCGCCACGGCGTCGACAAGGACGAGCGTGCGCTGGCGATCGAGCGGGAAGAGATCGAGCGTCTGGCCAAGGACCGCGACGACGAACAGGCGATCCTCGACCGCAACGTCTACGGCCGCCTCGCGGAGCTGCTGGAAAACCGCCAGGGCATCGCGGGTCCCAAGGGCTTCAAGAAGGACACCAAGATCACACGCGCCGTGCTCGAGGAGTATCCGAAGTCGCAGTGGTGGATGTTTGCCTCGCCGAACGACAAGCTGATGAGCGAAATCGAGGCGATGCGGAAGCAGTACGACGAATCGAAGAAGGGCCTTGAACAGCGCTTCCTCGACAAGGTCGAAAAGCTGCAGCGCGGTGACGAACTGCCGCCCGGCGTGATGAAGATGGTCAAGGTCTTCGTCGCGGTGAAGCGCAAGATCCAGCCCGGCGACAAGATGGCCGGCCGTCACGGCAACAAGGGCGTGGTTTCCAAGATCGTTCCGATCGAGGACATGCCGTTCCTCGAGGACGGCACGCATGCGGACATCGTGCTCAATCCGCTCGGCGTGCCCTCGCGCATGAACGTCGGCCAGATTCTGGAGACGCATCTCGGCTGGGCTTGCGCCGGCCTGGGCAAGCGCATCGGCCAGACCATCGACTCCTATTATCAGAAGCAGGATCTCAAGCCGCTGCGCGAGACCCTGAAGAAGATCTATGGCGATGATGAAACCATAAAGACGCTGAACGACAACGAGCTGATGGAACTTGGCAGGAATTTGAGCCACGGCGTGCCGATCGCAACGCCGGTGTTCGACGGCGCCAAGGAAGCCGACATCGAAGAGATGCTGAAGCTCGCGGGCTTCGACGCCTCCGGCCAGTCGACCGTCTATGACGGCCGCACCGGCGATGCCTTCGATCGCAAGGTGACGGTGGGCTACATCTACATGCTCAAGCTGCACCATCTGGTCGACGACAAGATCCACGCGCGTTCGATCGGTCCGTACTCGCTCGTCACCCAGCAGCCGCTGGGCGGCAAGGCGCAGTTCGGCGGGCAGCGTTTCGGCGAAATGGAGGTGTGGGCGCTGGAAGCCTACGGCGCGGCCTACACGCTGCAGGAAATGCTGACCGTGAAGTCGGACGACGTCGCCGGCCGTACCAAGGTGTACGAGGCGATTGTTCGCGGCGACGACACGTTCGAGGCGGGTATTCCGGAATCGTTCAACGTGCTGGTCAAGGAAATGCGCTCGCTCGGCCTCAACGTCGACCTGCACAATTCCAAGATGGGACCGGCGCCGACGTCCGAGGCGGCCGAGTAA
- the rplL gene encoding 50S ribosomal protein L7/L12, with amino-acid sequence MADLQKIVDDLSSLTVLEAAELAKLLEEKWGVSAAAAVAVAGPAGGGAAAAPAEEKTDFTVVLAAAGDKKIEVIKEVRAITGLGLKEAKDLVEGAPKPVKEGVNKEEADKLKAQLEKAGAKVELK; translated from the coding sequence ATGGCTGACCTACAGAAAATCGTCGACGACCTCTCGAGCCTCACCGTGCTCGAAGCTGCCGAACTCGCAAAGCTCCTCGAAGAAAAGTGGGGCGTTTCCGCTGCCGCCGCCGTTGCAGTTGCCGGGCCTGCGGGTGGCGGCGCTGCTGCCGCGCCGGCCGAAGAGAAGACCGACTTCACCGTCGTTCTCGCCGCCGCCGGCGACAAGAAGATCGAAGTCATCAAGGAAGTCCGCGCCATCACCGGCCTGGGCCTCAAGGAAGCCAAGGACCTCGTTGAAGGCGCGCCCAAGCCGGTCAAGGAAGGCGTGAACAAGGAAGAGGCCGACAAGCTCAAGGCCCAGCTCGAAAAGGCTGGTGCGAAGGTTGAGCTGAAGTAA
- the rplJ gene encoding 50S ribosomal protein L10 — MERAAKKDAVEQLNQVFKTTSVAVVAHYSGLTVAQMQKLRMQMKLAGASVKVSKNRLAKIALEGTDVVAIGSLLKGPTVIATSNDPVAAPKVAMEFAKANEQFVILGGSMGKTVLDVNGVKALASLPSLDELRGKLVGLLVAPATKIAQLSTAPAAKLARVVQAYASKSEAA, encoded by the coding sequence GTGGAAAGAGCGGCAAAAAAGGACGCGGTCGAACAGCTCAACCAGGTCTTCAAGACCACGAGCGTCGCGGTCGTCGCCCACTATTCCGGCCTCACTGTGGCCCAGATGCAGAAGCTGCGCATGCAGATGAAGCTGGCGGGTGCGTCGGTGAAGGTCTCGAAGAACCGTCTCGCCAAAATTGCTCTTGAAGGCACGGACGTCGTTGCCATCGGTTCCCTGCTGAAGGGGCCGACCGTGATCGCGACTTCAAACGATCCGGTAGCGGCGCCGAAGGTTGCCATGGAATTCGCCAAGGCGAACGAGCAGTTCGTCATTCTCGGCGGTTCGATGGGTAAAACCGTCCTGGATGTGAACGGTGTGAAGGCGCTTGCCTCGCTGCCGTCACTCGATGAACTGCGCGGAAAGCTTGTCGGCCTCCTGGTGGCGCCGGCGACCAAGATCGCCCAGCTCTCGACTGCGCCCGCGGCCAAGCTCGCGCGCGTCGTTCAGGCCTATGCCTCAAAGAGCGAAGCGGCCTGA
- a CDS encoding 2-hydroxyacid dehydrogenase: MPEKVLIYSRFPKAQMERFGERFELLNAAGKPPNEVFSAEQLADIRAMITAGGTPLRSDAMDMTPKLGAIVCYGTGYDGVDLAAAAKRNIAVGHSPGANAASVADIAVTLMLAATRRLLVADDYVRGGSWAAAKPSPMMRPQAGMLGRRIGVYGMGEIGRKIAARVAAFETEVGYFSRSRHDVPYQYFPTLDALAEWCSVLMIAVRAGADTNHAVDADILKKLGKDGYVVNISRGSVIDQPALVAALTDQTIAGAGLDVYAKEPHAPDALTALPNVVLSPHIGGHTLESHVAMQDCVLANLDAFFAGKPLPYAVPLG, translated from the coding sequence ATGCCCGAGAAGGTCCTGATATATTCGCGTTTTCCAAAGGCCCAGATGGAGCGTTTCGGCGAACGGTTTGAACTCCTGAATGCTGCCGGCAAGCCGCCCAATGAAGTGTTTTCTGCCGAGCAGCTCGCAGACATTCGCGCGATGATCACGGCCGGCGGCACGCCGCTGCGCAGCGATGCGATGGACATGACGCCGAAATTGGGCGCGATCGTCTGCTACGGCACCGGCTATGACGGTGTCGATCTGGCCGCGGCGGCGAAACGCAACATCGCGGTCGGCCACAGTCCGGGCGCGAATGCGGCATCGGTCGCCGATATTGCGGTCACCCTGATGCTGGCCGCCACACGACGGCTGCTTGTGGCTGACGACTACGTGCGGGGCGGGAGCTGGGCGGCAGCAAAACCGTCGCCGATGATGCGCCCGCAAGCCGGGATGCTCGGCCGCAGAATCGGCGTCTATGGCATGGGCGAGATCGGCCGCAAGATCGCGGCGCGCGTTGCCGCCTTCGAGACCGAGGTCGGCTATTTCAGCCGCAGCCGGCACGACGTTCCCTATCAATATTTTCCGACGCTCGATGCGCTGGCCGAATGGTGCAGTGTCCTGATGATCGCGGTGCGGGCGGGTGCGGATACCAATCACGCCGTCGACGCCGATATCTTGAAGAAGCTCGGCAAGGATGGCTACGTCGTCAACATCTCGCGCGGCTCGGTCATCGACCAGCCGGCGCTGGTCGCCGCGCTGACCGACCAGACCATCGCCGGCGCAGGCCTCGACGTGTATGCGAAGGAGCCGCATGCGCCTGACGCGCTGACGGCGCTGCCCAATGTCGTGCTCTCGCCGCATATCGGCGGCCATACGTTGGAGTCGCATGTGGCGATGCAGGACTGCGTGCTGGCCAATCTCGATGCGTTCTTCGCCGGCAAACCCTTGCCCTATGCGGTGCCGCTCGGCTGA
- the rplA gene encoding 50S ribosomal protein L1, with protein sequence MAIGKRLKKVREGIDREKLYPLADAIKMVKERATSKFDETIEIAINLGVDPRHADQMVRGVVNLPNGTGRTLRVGVFARGAKAEEAKAAGADVVGAEDLVEKVQGGNIDFDRCIATPDMMPLVGRLGKVLGPRGMMPNPKIGTVTMDVATAVKGAKGGSVEFRVEKAGIVQAGVGKASFSEEKLVQNVKALADAVSKAKPAGAKGTYIQRVAVSSTMGPGVKVEPGTLLG encoded by the coding sequence ATGGCAATCGGAAAACGTTTGAAGAAGGTCCGCGAAGGCATCGACCGCGAGAAGCTCTACCCGCTCGCGGATGCCATCAAGATGGTCAAGGAACGCGCCACGTCGAAGTTCGACGAGACGATCGAAATTGCGATCAATCTCGGGGTCGATCCGCGTCACGCCGACCAGATGGTTCGTGGTGTCGTCAACCTGCCGAATGGCACCGGCCGCACGCTGCGCGTCGGCGTGTTCGCCCGCGGCGCCAAGGCCGAGGAAGCCAAGGCGGCGGGAGCTGACGTCGTCGGCGCCGAAGACCTGGTCGAGAAGGTGCAGGGCGGCAACATCGATTTCGATCGTTGTATCGCCACCCCCGACATGATGCCGCTGGTCGGCCGCCTCGGTAAGGTGCTCGGCCCGCGCGGCATGATGCCGAACCCGAAGATCGGCACCGTGACGATGGATGTCGCCACTGCCGTGAAGGGCGCCAAGGGCGGCTCGGTCGAATTCCGCGTCGAGAAGGCCGGCATCGTGCAGGCCGGCGTCGGCAAGGCGTCGTTCTCTGAGGAAAAGCTGGTGCAGAACGTGAAGGCGCTTGCCGATGCGGTGTCAAAGGCAAAGCCTGCCGGCGCCAAGGGCACCTACATCCAGCGCGTGGCGGTTTCCTCCACCATGGGCCCGGGCGTCAAGGTCGAGCCGGGTACGCTGCTCGGCTAA
- the rplK gene encoding 50S ribosomal protein L11, whose amino-acid sequence MAKKVTGYLKLQVPAGAANPSPPIGPALGQRGLNIMEFCKAFNAQTQKEEKNTPIPVIITIYADRSFTFEMKTPPMSHFLKQAAKIQSGSKAPGRDKAGQVTRAQVREIAEKKMKDLNCDSIESAMKMVEGSARSMGLEVAG is encoded by the coding sequence ATGGCAAAGAAAGTGACCGGATACCTGAAGCTTCAGGTGCCGGCCGGTGCGGCGAATCCTTCGCCCCCGATCGGTCCCGCGCTTGGTCAGCGCGGTCTCAACATCATGGAATTCTGCAAGGCGTTCAACGCGCAGACGCAGAAGGAAGAGAAGAACACCCCGATCCCGGTGATCATCACCATCTATGCGGACCGTTCCTTCACCTTCGAGATGAAGACGCCGCCGATGTCCCACTTCCTCAAGCAGGCTGCCAAGATCCAGTCCGGCTCGAAAGCTCCGGGCCGCGACAAGGCCGGCCAGGTGACACGCGCGCAGGTGCGCGAGATCGCCGAGAAGAAGATGAAGGATCTCAATTGTGATTCCATCGAGTCGGCCATGAAGATGGTCGAGGGCTCCGCCCGTTCGATGGGTCTGGAAGTTGCGGGGTAA
- the nusG gene encoding transcription termination/antitermination protein NusG — translation MDKRWYIVHAYSNFEKKVSESIREQAKQRGLEDLFEQVLVPTEKVTEVRRGRKIDAERKFFPGYVLVKMKLTDEAFHLIKNTPKVTGFLGAENKPMPISESEAMRILHQVQEGVERPKASVSFEIGENVRVADGPFASFSGVVEEIDEARSRVKVAVSIFGRATPVELEFGQVEKV, via the coding sequence ATGGACAAGCGCTGGTATATCGTTCACGCCTACTCGAACTTCGAGAAGAAGGTATCGGAGTCGATCCGGGAACAGGCGAAGCAGCGCGGGCTCGAGGATCTGTTCGAGCAGGTGCTGGTGCCGACCGAAAAGGTCACCGAGGTGCGCCGCGGCCGCAAGATCGACGCCGAGCGCAAATTCTTCCCGGGCTACGTGCTGGTGAAGATGAAGCTGACCGACGAGGCGTTCCATCTCATCAAGAACACGCCCAAGGTGACCGGCTTCCTCGGCGCCGAAAACAAGCCGATGCCGATCTCCGAATCCGAGGCGATGCGGATCCTGCACCAGGTGCAGGAAGGCGTCGAACGCCCGAAGGCGTCGGTCTCGTTCGAAATCGGCGAGAACGTCCGCGTGGCGGATGGTCCGTTTGCGTCGTTCTCCGGCGTGGTTGAAGAAATTGACGAGGCGCGTTCGCGCGTGAAGGTCGCGGTATCGATCTTCGGCCGCGCTACGCCCGTCGAACTGGAATTCGGTCAGGTCGAGAAGGTCTGA
- the secE gene encoding preprotein translocase subunit SecE, whose amino-acid sequence MAFSPFKFLQEVRSETAKVTWPTRRETTITTIMVFVMVALASIFFFASDLIIRNVVTFLLGVH is encoded by the coding sequence ATGGCTTTCAGCCCGTTCAAATTCCTGCAGGAAGTGCGCTCGGAGACCGCCAAGGTCACCTGGCCGACCCGCCGCGAGACGACGATCACCACGATCATGGTGTTCGTGATGGTTGCATTGGCTTCGATCTTCTTCTTCGCATCGGATTTGATCATCCGCAACGTCGTCACTTTCCTGCTGGGCGTCCACTGA
- a CDS encoding serine hydrolase domain-containing protein — translation MNAQTAARPTSAQTPSLPDAKPETIGLSSIRLQRMSDAFKREVDKGTLPGATVMVARRGQIGWFDAIGRQGPAAATPMAHNSIFRIFSMTKPIVSVGIMMLVEDGHFILSDPVAKFIPEFAEQKVGIENNGKLDLVPARRQMTVQDLLRHTSGLTYDHTGNGLVQQLYQQSRLRSRKITNAEHATMIAGMPLICQPGAEWNYSRSTDVLGRIIEVVSGKSLGAFLTERILAPLQMAETAFHTPEANAGRLAEPFATDPWNGDKVQLFNMLEKPAMESGGGGLVSTTMDYARFCQMLLNGGALDGNRIIGRKTLELMASDHLTAGVKVYSPLMPPGHGFGLGFAVRTAKGIAPFPGSLGQFFWSGMAGTFFFIDPAEDLFTVFMMQGPGQREYIRNLLRDLVYAAVE, via the coding sequence ATGAACGCGCAGACCGCCGCCCGGCCAACATCCGCCCAGACCCCTTCTCTCCCCGACGCCAAGCCGGAAACCATCGGGCTCTCGAGCATCCGCCTGCAGCGGATGTCGGACGCCTTCAAGCGCGAGGTCGACAAGGGAACCCTTCCCGGGGCCACGGTGATGGTGGCGCGGCGCGGCCAGATCGGCTGGTTCGACGCGATCGGCCGCCAGGGCCCGGCGGCAGCCACGCCGATGGCGCATAACAGCATTTTCCGCATCTTCTCGATGACGAAACCGATCGTCTCGGTCGGGATCATGATGCTGGTCGAGGACGGTCACTTCATCCTGAGCGATCCCGTCGCAAAGTTCATTCCGGAGTTTGCCGAGCAGAAGGTCGGCATCGAGAACAACGGCAAGCTCGACCTCGTACCGGCCAGGCGCCAGATGACGGTGCAGGATCTGCTGCGGCATACCTCCGGACTGACCTACGACCACACCGGCAACGGCCTCGTCCAGCAACTCTACCAGCAATCGCGGCTGCGCAGCCGCAAGATCACCAACGCCGAGCATGCGACCATGATCGCCGGCATGCCGCTGATCTGCCAGCCGGGCGCGGAATGGAACTACAGCCGCTCGACCGATGTTTTGGGACGCATCATCGAGGTCGTCTCCGGCAAATCGCTCGGCGCGTTTCTGACCGAACGCATCCTGGCGCCGCTGCAAATGGCCGAGACCGCATTCCATACGCCGGAAGCAAATGCCGGCCGCCTCGCCGAGCCGTTCGCGACCGATCCCTGGAATGGCGACAAGGTGCAGCTCTTCAACATGCTGGAGAAGCCCGCGATGGAATCCGGCGGCGGCGGGCTCGTCTCGACCACGATGGACTACGCGCGATTCTGCCAGATGCTGCTCAATGGTGGCGCGCTCGACGGCAACAGGATCATCGGCCGCAAGACGCTGGAGCTGATGGCCTCCGATCACCTCACTGCCGGCGTGAAGGTCTATTCGCCGCTGATGCCGCCCGGCCACGGCTTTGGCCTCGGCTTCGCCGTCCGCACCGCCAAGGGTATTGCGCCGTTCCCGGGATCGCTCGGCCAGTTCTTCTGGAGCGGCATGGCCGGCACGTTCTTCTTCATCGACCCCGCGGAAGACCTGTTCACGGTGTTCATGATGCAGGGCCCCGGCCAGCGCGAATACATCCGCAACTTGCTGCGGGATCTGGTCTACGCCGCGGTGGAGTGA
- a CDS encoding SDR family NAD(P)-dependent oxidoreductase, giving the protein MSLFDMTGKVAVITGSTRGIGRAIAERMAEHGAKVVISSRKQDVCDQVTKEINEKFGEGTAVAIAANISSKENLQNLVDESNRAFGKIDVLVCNAASNPYYGPLGGISDDQFRKILDNNIVANNWLISMVVPQMIERKDGSIVIVSSIGGLKGSTVLGAYAISKAADMQLARNLACEYGKHNIRVNCIAPGLIKTDFAKALWDNPETLKASTARSPLLRIGVPDEIAGAAVLMGSKAGDFMTGQTIVIDGGATIS; this is encoded by the coding sequence ATGAGCTTGTTCGATATGACCGGGAAAGTCGCCGTCATCACCGGCTCCACGCGCGGCATCGGTCGCGCCATCGCCGAGCGCATGGCCGAACACGGCGCCAAGGTCGTGATCTCCTCGCGCAAGCAGGACGTCTGCGATCAGGTCACCAAGGAGATCAACGAAAAATTCGGCGAGGGTACGGCGGTTGCGATCGCCGCAAATATCTCGAGCAAGGAAAACCTGCAGAACCTCGTCGACGAATCCAACCGCGCCTTCGGCAAGATCGACGTGCTGGTCTGCAACGCGGCCTCCAATCCCTATTACGGTCCGCTCGGCGGCATCTCGGACGATCAGTTCCGGAAAATTCTCGACAACAACATCGTTGCCAACAACTGGCTGATCTCGATGGTCGTGCCGCAGATGATCGAGCGCAAGGACGGCTCGATCGTGATCGTGTCCTCGATCGGCGGCCTGAAGGGCTCAACCGTGCTCGGCGCCTACGCGATCTCGAAGGCCGCCGACATGCAACTCGCGCGCAACCTCGCCTGCGAGTACGGCAAGCACAATATCCGCGTGAACTGCATCGCGCCCGGCCTGATCAAGACCGATTTCGCGAAAGCGCTGTGGGATAATCCGGAGACGCTGAAGGCATCCACCGCGCGTTCGCCGCTGCTGCGCATCGGCGTGCCCGACGAGATCGCGGGCGCCGCGGTGCTGATGGGATCGAAGGCCGGTGACTTCATGACCGGCCAGACCATCGTGATCGACGGCGGGGCCACGATTAGTTGA
- a CDS encoding histidine phosphatase family protein → MSNVDKPRLITTRWWWVRHAPVREDLGCIYGQKDLGCDTSDRVVFEAVGKILPRNAVWYASNLKRTHQTANAIWAAGFPKPTEMPLVNAFAEQHLGQLQGMNRAAFYASLPVGRHWLTGIDEPAPGGESFMDLYNRTCGAIERINAEQAGRDIIVVAHGGTIRAAIGLALGGQPGKGLDFDIDNCSVTRLDHLSSANYTGWRLPMVNQQPWIADASHNAMHQPAGPEVEPPATKLA, encoded by the coding sequence ATGTCCAATGTAGACAAACCGCGACTGATTACGACGCGATGGTGGTGGGTGCGCCATGCGCCGGTCCGCGAGGATCTTGGCTGCATTTACGGGCAGAAGGATCTCGGCTGCGACACCAGCGACCGCGTCGTGTTCGAGGCGGTCGGAAAAATCCTGCCGCGCAACGCTGTTTGGTATGCAAGCAATCTGAAGCGCACGCATCAGACCGCGAACGCGATCTGGGCAGCGGGCTTTCCCAAGCCTACAGAGATGCCACTCGTAAATGCGTTCGCCGAGCAGCATCTCGGGCAGTTGCAGGGCATGAATCGCGCGGCATTTTACGCGAGCCTGCCGGTCGGCAGACACTGGCTTACCGGGATCGATGAACCCGCGCCCGGCGGCGAGAGTTTCATGGACCTCTATAACCGCACATGCGGCGCGATCGAGCGTATCAATGCCGAGCAGGCGGGCAGGGACATCATCGTCGTCGCGCATGGCGGCACGATCAGGGCCGCCATCGGCCTTGCCCTGGGCGGTCAGCCAGGAAAGGGCCTCGACTTCGACATCGACAATTGTTCGGTGACGCGGCTCGATCATCTCTCAAGCGCCAATTACACTGGCTGGCGGCTGCCGATGGTCAACCAGCAGCCATGGATCGCGGACGCCTCGCACAACGCGATGCATCAACCGGCTGGGCCTGAGGTCGAGCCGCCGGCGACGAAACTCGCTTGA